CCTGTTGCAGCGCGCCCGCCTGCTCGCGCAGAGATTCGGAGGCGGCACTGGACTCCTCGACCAAGGCGGCGTTTTGCTGGGTCACCTCGTCCAGGCGCTGAACGGCCTGGCCGACTTCGGTGATGCTGGTGCTCTGCGCCTGGGTCGCGCCGGAGATTTCCTGAATGATGTCGGTGACCCGCTGCACCGCATCCACGATCTCGCGCATGGTGTTGCCGGCATCGCCGACCAGCCGCGCCCCCACCTCCACCCGTTCCACCGAGGAGCCGATCAGGGCCTTGATCTCGCGGGCGGCCTCGGCGCTGCGCTGGGCCAGGGAGCGCACCTCGCTGGCAACGACCGCGAAACCGCGGCCCTGTTCGCCCGCCCGTGCGGCTTCCACCGCCGCGTTCAGGGCGAGGATGTTGGTCTGGAAGGCAATGCCGTCGATGGTGCCGATGATGTCGGCGATCCTGCGGGAGGCCGAATTGATCTCGTCCATGGTGTTCACCACGTTGGACACCACCACGCCGCCCCGGTCTGCGACCTCGCTGGCACTGAGCGCGAGCTGGCTGGCCTGCTGGGTGGCGTCGGCGTTCTGGCGGACGGTGTCGGTCAGCGCCTGCATGGTGGCCGAGGTCTCTTCCAGATTCGCCGCCATCTGCTCGGTGCGTGCCGACAGGTCGCTGCTGCCAGCCGCAACCTCATTGCTCGACATCGCAATGCTCTCCGCGCTGCTGCGCACCGCCGACAGCGAGCGATTGAGCGCATCCTTCATTTCCGACAGCGCCTTGGCCAGTTGGCCCAGCTCGTCGCCGCGCGAGGTGTCGACCTCCACCGTCAGGTTGCCTTCCGCCACACGCCGGGCCACCGCCACCATCTGGGTGAGCGGGCGCACCGTGCTGGTGGTCAGGAACCAGGCCAGCGCCCCGCCCGCCGCCAGCGCGACGGCGATCAGCGCGGCCATGGTGGTCACCACGGTGCTGTAGGTCTTCTCGGATTCGACAAAACTCTGCTGCGCACCCTCGGTATTGATCTTGACCAAGGTGTCGATGGACGCCATCAGCTTGAGGAACTGGACCCCCGATTCGGTGGTGACGGTCGTCAGATAGTTGCCGCGCTCGCCCGCCTTGCGGAAAGCAATGAGCCGATCCTGAATCGCGAGAAAGGCGCTCAGTTGAGCCTGCGCATCGGTCCAGGCGGTGCGCTCTTGCGGCAGGGACACCAACCCGTCGTATTGCTTGATCGATTCAGGCAGCAGCGTCCCACGGATGCGCTTGATGCGGTCCTGCTCTTTCTCGACCTCGAGGATGA
The Roseateles amylovorans genome window above contains:
- a CDS encoding methyl-accepting chemotaxis protein, which gives rise to MSMKVSDLRVGVRISLGFAAVLLATVIVGLVAISRLNVIQGNVTVMATNWVPSINAINVLRGQLNDLRRAEMSMCLQEVILEVEKEQDRIKRIRGTLLPESIKQYDGLVSLPQERTAWTDAQAQLSAFLAIQDRLIAFRKAGERGNYLTTVTTESGVQFLKLMASIDTLVKINTEGAQQSFVESEKTYSTVVTTMAALIAVALAAGGALAWFLTTSTVRPLTQMVAVARRVAEGNLTVEVDTSRGDELGQLAKALSEMKDALNRSLSAVRSSAESIAMSSNEVAAGSSDLSARTEQMAANLEETSATMQALTDTVRQNADATQQASQLALSASEVADRGGVVVSNVVNTMDEINSASRRIADIIGTIDGIAFQTNILALNAAVEAARAGEQGRGFAVVASEVRSLAQRSAEAAREIKALIGSSVERVEVGARLVGDAGNTMREIVDAVQRVTDIIQEISGATQAQSTSITEVGQAVQRLDEVTQQNAALVEESSAASESLREQAGALQQVVAQFRLQS